A genomic window from Fusarium falciforme chromosome 2, complete sequence includes:
- a CDS encoding N-acetyltransferase domain-containing protein translates to MGSRDSFVQAEGVPRFWYRDNFFLTNDKSYLCPQTFNQSLDDNWWSSPLPHGQLQKVLNNCLTLAVYWSPQTAEDMKKNGIARPKDGSRHKMVGFARVVTDYVTLAYLTDVFVVDEFQRRGLASWLMRALKELVNDWKYMRGLLLMTHDQAAARLYRRELGAMDFEKGPSAGLVMLEMPGPAEKPTPKH, encoded by the exons ATGGGTTCCCGAGACTCGTTTGTCCAGGCCGAGGGCGTTCCCCGGTTCTGGTATCGCGACAACTTCTTCCTCACAAACGACAAGTCCTACTTGTGTCCCCAGACCTTTAACCAGTCCCTCGATGACAACTGGTGGAGCAGCCCTCTACCCCATGGACAACTCCAGAAGGTCCTGAACAACTGTCTGACCCTGGCAGTCTACTGGTCTCCACAGACTGCCGAAGATATGAAGA AAAACGGCATCGCTCGTCCCAAGGATGGTTCTCGACACAAGATGGTTGGCTTCGCCCGCGTGGTGACCGACTACGTCACCCTGGCCTACCTCACAGATGTCTTTGTCGTCGACGAGTTTCAACGTCGGGGACTGGCCTCGTGGTTGATGCGTGCCCTAAAGGAACTCGTCAACGACTGGAAGTACATGCGTGGCCTCCTGCTCATGACCCACGACCAAGCCGCCGCGAGGCTCTACCGGAGGGAGCTTGGCGCCATGGATTTCGAAAAGGGTCCTTCAGCCGGCCTGGTGATGCTGGAGATGCCTGGTCCGGCAGAGAAGCCCACCCCCAAGCATTGA
- a CDS encoding Putative tRNA (cytidine(32)/guanosine(34)-2'-O)-methyltransferase — MGKSSKDKRDAYYRLAKEQGWRARSAFKLLQLDEEFDLFSNVTRVVDLCAAPGSWSQVLSRVLIKGEKFGRAAWQDKEAKFRQQMLGILPKDDEANSTEQEGEKQEEAPKPRDDVKIVSIDLQPISPLAGITTLRADITHPATVPLLLSALDPSYDAKTAGTQASHPVDLVLSDGAPDVTGLHDLDIYVQSQLLFAALNLALCVLKPGGKFVAKIFRGRNVDVLYAQLKIFFEKVIVAKPRSSRASSVEAFIVCINFQPPPGFRASLEEPLGVGGRLEEMLKGQTKDIEMQDATSADEGIVEMQVYDETLEDTERSSRWIAPFIACGDLSAFDSDASYQLPEDYVSLDPVQPPIAPPYKRAIEMRAAMSGSQR; from the exons ATGGGAAAATCGTCCAAGGACAAGCGAGACGCTTACTACAGGCTCGCCAAGGAGCAGGGATGGCGTGCGAGAAGCGCCTTCAAGCTGCTCCAGCTGGATGAGG AATTCGATCTCTTCTCTAATGTCACCAGAGTCGTCGACCTGTGCGCCGCGCCGGGAAGTTGGTCGCAAGTTCTCTCGCGGGTGTTGATCAAGGGAGAAAAGTTTGGACGGGCAGCATGGCAGGACAAGGAGGCGAAATTCCGACAGCAGATGTTGGGTATTCTGcccaaggacgacgaggccaaCAGCACTGAGCAGGAGGGAGAGAAGCAAGAGGAGGCTCCTAAGCCACGAGACGATGTCAAGATTGTGTCGATCGACCTTCAGCCTATCTCGCCGCTCGCGGGAATCACAACCTTGCGCGCCGATATTACACACCCAGCGACGGTGCCTCTGTTGCTCTCGGCCCTTGATCCCTCTTACGACGCAAAGACAGCGGGAACACAGGCATCACACCCTGTTGATCTGGTTCTGAGCGATGGTGCCCCCGACGTTACAGGTCTCCACGATCTTGACATCTATGTCCAATCGCAACTACTCTTTGCTGCGCTTAACCTGGCGCTCTGCGTTTTGAAGCCTGGGGGCAAGTTCGTGGCCAAGATCTTCCGCGGAAGAAACGTCGACGTGCTCTACGCTCAGCTCAAGATCTTCTTCGAAAAGGTTATTGTGGCCAAGCCACGCAGTAGCCGCGCCAGCAGCGTGGAGGCATTTATTGTCTGCATCAACTTTCAGCCACCGCCTGGATTTAGAGCCAGCCTCGAGGAACCCCTCGGTGTTGGTGGACGACTggaggagatgctcaaggGGCAGACCAAAGACATCGAGATGCAGGACGCGACGAGCGCGGACGAGGGGATCGTGGAGATGCAGGTCTACGACGAAACGCTCGAGGACACTGAGAGAAGCAGTCGATGGATCGCACCGTTCATTGCTTGTGGAGATCTATCCGCCTTTGACTCCGATGCCTCGTACCAGCTCCCTGAGGACTATGTCTCTCTAGATCCAGTCCAGCCGCCCATTGCCCCCCCTTACAAGCGCGCCATCGAGATGCGAGCCGCCATGTCTGGGTCACAGCGGTAG
- a CDS encoding Deacetylase sirtuin-type domain-containing protein, with protein MTSLHRIHRQLYKSHPLFHLHSLTRRFSSSTMPPSTDVDAFHEVLRSSKRILALCGAGLSASSGLPTFRGAGGLWRNYDATTLATPTAFGQDPGLVWMFYGYRRHMALNVKPNPAHYALAALAEKNKDFLCLTQNVDNLSPRANHPPEQLRTLHGSLFDIKCSNSRCDWKQHGNYDDPFFPALAPASEDPEPGKPFPLLDPFHPLEPIPKDQIPKCPKCEKGFQRPGVVWFNEGLDMDMLEGIDNWLDQGKVDLMLVIGTSAKVWPAAGYIDQARDKGARVAVINMEAANDRGKDPKSKDFFFGQDAAECLPLLLEPIIGKLEIGNQ; from the exons ATGACATCCTTACATCGAATTCATCGCCAATTATACAAATCTCATCCGCTCTTCCATCTACACTCTCTGACACGTCgcttctcatcctccaccATGCCCCCCAGCACCGACGTTGACGCCTTCCACGAGGTCCTCCGCTCAAGCAAGCGCATCCTCGCCCTCTGCGGCGCCGGGCTCTCAGCCTCTTCCGGTCTTCCCACCTTTCGCGGCGCCGGCGGTCTCTGGCGAAACTACGATGCCACCACCCTCGCCACGCCGACCGCCTTTGGTCAAGATCCTGGCCTCGTCTGGATGTTTTACGGATATCGGCGTCACATGGCCTTGAATGTCAAGCCGAATCCCGCTCACTACGCGTTGGCTGCGCTGGCGGAGAAGAATAAGGACTTTTTGTGCTTGACGCAGAATGTTGATA ACCTCTCTCCAAGAGCAAACCACCCCCCAGAACAGCTCCGCACGCTCCACGGTTCCCTCTTCGACATCAAGTGCTCCAACAGTCGGTGTGACTGGAAACAGCACGGCAACTACGACGACCCTTTCTTCCCGGCCCTCGCCCCGGCCTCAGAGGATCCAGAGCCCGGAAAGCCTTTTCCCTTGCTGGACCCTTTCCATCCTCTGGAGCCGATCCCGAAGGACCAGATCCCCAAGTGTCCCAAGTGTGAGAAGGGATTCCAGAGACCTGGTGTGGTGTGGTTCAATGAGGGTCTGGATATGGACATGCTGGAGGGCATTGATAACTGGCTTGACCAGGGCAAAGTG GATCTGATGCTCGTTATTGGTACATCAGCCAAGGTATGGCCTGCAGCAGGCTATATCGACCAGGCTCGGGACAAAGGCGCGCGAGTGGCCGTCATCAACATGGAGGCAGCAAACGACAGAGGCAAGGATCCCAAGTCCAAAGACTTTTTCTTTGGCCAGGACGCGGCCGAGTGCTTGCCCCTGCTGCTTGAGCCTATAATCGGGAAGCTCGAGATAGGCAATCAGTAA